One window of the Camarhynchus parvulus chromosome 2, STF_HiC, whole genome shotgun sequence genome contains the following:
- the MC4R gene encoding melanocortin receptor 4, translating to MNFTQHRGTLQPLHFWNHSYRLHGGASEPNAKGHSSGGCYEQLFVSPEVFVTLGIISLLENVLVIVAIAKNKNLHSPMYFFICSLAVADMLVSVSNGSETIVITLLNNTDTDAQSFTINIDNVIDSVICSSLLASICSLLSIAVDRYFTIFYALQYHNIMTVKRVGVIITCIWAACTVSGILFIIYSDSSVVIICLISMFFTMLILMASLYVHMFLMARMHIKKIAVLPGTGPVRQGANMKGAITLTILIGVFVVCWAPFFLHLIFYISCPYNPYCVCFMSHFNFYLILIMCNSIIDPLIYAFRSQELRKTFKEIICCCSLRGLCDFPGKY from the coding sequence ATGAATTTCACCCAGCATCGTGGGACACTCCAGCCTCTCCATTTCTGGAACCACAGCTACAGACTGCATGGAGGAGCCAGTGAGCCCAATGCAAAGGGCCACTCCTCAGGAGGCTGCTACGAGCAACTCTTTGTATCCCCTGAAGTGTTTGTGACCCTGGGCATCATCAGCTTGCTGGAGAACGTCCTGGTCATTGTGGCAATAGCCAAGAACAAGAACCTCCATTCACCCATGTACTTCTTCATCTGTAGCTTGGCAGTGGCTGACATGCTAGTGAGTGTATCTAATGGATCAGAAACCATTGTCATCACGCTGCTAAACAACACAGACACAGATGCACAGAGCTTTACCATAAACATTGACAATGTCATCGACTCAGTCATTTGCAGTTCCTTGCTTGCATCAATTTGCAGTCTTCTCTCAATAGCAGTGGACAGGTACTTTACTATCTTTTACGCCCTCCAGTACCATAATATCATGACAGTGAAGCGTGTAGGGGTTATCATCACGTGCATCTGGGCCGCTTGCACAGTCTCAGGCATTTTGTTCATCATTTACTCTGACAGCAGTGTTGTCATCATCTGTCTAATCAGCATGTTCTTCACTATGCTCATTCTCATGGCATCCCTCTATGTCCACATGTTTCTGATGGCTCGTATGCACATAAAAAAGATTGCTGTTCTTCCAGGGACTGGCCCTGTTCGCCAAGGGGCCAACATGAAGGGGGCCATCACTCTTACCATCCTGATTGGAGTTTTTGTTGTGTGCTGGGCTCCGTTTTTCCTACACCTGATTTTCTACATCTCCTGCCCCTACAACCCTTACTGTGTGTGCTTCATGTCCCACTTTAATTTCTACCTCATCCTCATCATGTGCAATTCCATCATCGATCCACTTATCTATGCATTCCGGAGTCAGGAGCTCAGGAAAACATTCAAGGAGATTATATGCTGCTGTAGCCTGAGAGGGCTTTGTGATTTCCCTGGCAAATATTAA